CAACAATATTGATCACCATCGCACCGCCGACTACGTCACCTTCGCCCAGGCGCTCGCAGGCCAGAAGGGCCGTACCGCTTCATGGCGCGATACGCAGAACTTCCCGGCCGTCCTCGTCGTAGGAGGAGATCCCACCAACCAGGCTCCCGGAACAGCGTGGAATCTTCGTACCGACGTCCGCCTGAACAAGGCGCGCCTCTACGTTGCCAACACCGCAGAAATCAAGCTCCGCCGTCAGGCCAAGGCCTTCCTCCAACTCGCTCCCTTTGGCTATGGCACACTTGCTGCCTATCTCGCAGGCGATGCCGCTTCGGCCTCCAACACTGCATCTGACGCAAACGCACTCTCCGACTTCCGCGATGCGGTCAAAGCAGAGGAAAAGCTTCTCATTCTCATCGGTTCAGAGTTCCGTGGAGCCGACCTCAAGCGTCTCATCGACTTCGGCCTCACCATCCCCGGCGCAAAGTTTGCCCTGCTCTCCGACTACGCAAACTCCCGTGGAGCAGCGGACATGGGTCTGCTGCCCGACATGCTCCCCGGCTATACGCCGATTGCGAATCCCGGGCCCTTTGCTGAATACTCCATTCCCACCGAACCCGGCCTCGATATGCTTCAGATCTTTGAAGCGGCCGGCCGCGGCGAGCTCTCGACACTCTATGTCGTCAACTCCAATCCGGTTGCGCGCTATAACGTCGATCCCGCCGCGCTCAAAGACACCTTCGTTGTCGTGCAGGAGATGTTCATGACGGAGACCGCGCAGCTGGCCGATGTCATTCTTCCCGCTGCGAACCTCTATGAGAAGTCGGGTTCCGTCACCAACAGCTATGGCGACCTCCAGCTTGTGCAAAAGGCCGGTGACCGCGCCGGGGTCCGTACTGATTTCGAGATGATCGTTCGTGTTGCTGACAAGATGGGTGCCGATGTCCACGCCCTCGTTCCCTTCGGCAAGAGCACGCCAGGGACCCGAGCCGACATGGGCCAGAGCCGTGGCGCACAGGCAGGCGAGGCCGACCGTCACGCTGTCTGGCTCACCGCGAACAATCTTGAGCCGAAGCTTTCGCCGTTCGATCCCTTTGCCATCCTCGACGAGATCCAACGTCTCGTCCCTGGATACAACTTGCTTCGCCTGCAGCTTCTCAGCGGAAACGACCAGCACCTTGAACCTGCGGCTGCTCCCTCCGCTGCCTCCAATCGCCGCGATCTTGTGCTTCCCTCCGGCGACACTTTATTCACCTCAGGAACCCTGGGCCGCTTCTCGCCCATGCTGAACGATGTGCGGCAGTTTCAGGCCAGTGAACCACTGATCCAGATCCACACCGCAGCCGAATGACACTGAACCAGGAGTAAGAGTAAAAAACCGTGAGCCACCTCACCGACTTCCAGACATTCCTGCTGCTCTCGATCCTCAAGATCGTCGTCGTGCTCGTCATCACCTTGACGGCCGTCGCCTACACGGTTCTTCTCGAGCGCAAGGTTCTCGGCCGTATGCAGAATCGCTGGGGTCCTTCTCGCGTCGGTCCCTTCGGCCTGCTCCAACCTCTCGCCGACGGCATCAAGTTGTTCCTCAAAGAAGACCTCATGCCCATGGCCTCTGAGCGTCCGCTCTTCCTCATCGCTCCCATCATTGCGCTCACCTGCGCGCTCATCTCCATCGCTGTCGTTCCCTTCGGCGCAGTCACCCATGTCGCCGGCGTGGACATGTTCGCCATCTCCGACATCAACATCGGCCTTTTGGTGATCCTCGGCATCACCTCCATCGGCGTCTATGGAATCGCCCTCTCTGGCTGGTCGTCCAACAACAAGTTCGCTCTGCTCGGCTCGTTACGCGCAACTTCACAGGTCATCAGCTACGAGCTTGCTCTCGGCCTCTCGCTGGTTGGCGTTGTCCTTCGCGCCGGTTCGCTTCGCCTTCGTGACATCGTCGACAGCCAGGCTGGACATGGCATGCTCTCCTGGAACCTCTTCGGCGGCTTCCAGTTCGTCGCCTTCTTCATTTACCTCATGGCGGCCTATGCCGAGACCAACCGCGCTCCCTTCGACCTCCCCGAGGCCGAGTCCGAGCTCGTCGCCGGATACCACACCGAGTACTCCTCCATGAAGTTCGCCATGTTCTTCATGGCCGAATACGCCAACATGATCACCGTCGCCTGCGTCGCGACTCTGCTCTTCCTCGGTGGCCCTACCAGTCCCTTCGGAAATCTGCTGCCGACGCCCTCGAACGTGATCATCGCAGCGATTCTTCCGGTCTTCTGGTTCGTCGTCAAAGTCTTCGCGTTTCTCTTGCTTTACATCTGGGTCCGGGCCACGCTGCCTCGCTTCCGTTACGACCAGCTCATGGCTTTTGGCTGGAAGTTTCTGCTTCCAGTCGCGATCCTCAACATTCTTGCTACCAGCCTCGTCCTCGCACTCAAGGGATGAGCCCAACGCTACCTGCTTTACAATCAACAGGTAGCCCGAAAATTCGCGTAGTCTCAATGATTCAAGCGATTCACTGAACCGAATCCGCGGAGCATCATGCAACTGGCACTGTTCATTATCTTTGGTCTGCTCGCCGTCGCCGGAGCCGTCAACTTCCTGCTGCAGCGGCACCCTATCAATTCGGCGCTTTCACTCGTCGTCGTCATGATGTCGCTGGCGGTCCTCTACTGGTCACTCGGAGCCGAGTTCCTCGCCGCTGCCCAGGTCATCGTCTACTCCGGAGCCGTCATGGTGCTCTTCGTTTTTGTCGTCATGTTGTTGAACGCTGGCGAAGAAGAACGCACCCACGGCAGTCGCGCGGCCTATCTCGCTGGAGTTCCCGGAGCGGCAGCCGTCTTCTGTCTGCTGAGCTTCGTCTTCCTCACGAACAGCAAGGCCTTCGGTTCAACCGATATCACCAGCCACCTCACCCACGCGGTCAATAATATCGCTGAGATTTCGCAGGTGCTCTTCAAGGACCTCCTGCTTCCCTTCGAGGTCACCAGCATTCTGATCCTCGTGGCCATCCTTGGAGCCGTCGTGCTCGCGCGAAAGGAGCAGTAATGCACATTCAGATGAACCATTTCGTGCCAGTCTTCACTGCCTTTATCGCCGCCGGCATCTGCATCCGCGCAGCAGTACGCAAACAGAGGAGGGGGAATATAAAATGACCGTCCCGATTTCCTATTACCTGATCCTCGCCGCCATTCTCTTCTGCGTCGGCGTTGCCAGCTTCCTCATCAAGCGCAACATTATCACCATCTTCATGTCGATTGAGCTGATGCTCAACGCCGTAAACCTTACCTTTGTCGCCTTTGCGCACATGTGGCACCAGATCACCGGACAGATCTTCGTCTTCTTCGTCATGGTGGTTGCCGCAGCCGAGGCAGCCGTCGGGCTGGCCATCATTATCGCGATCTTCCGTACCCGCCAGACCCTCAACGTCGACCAGGTCAATTTGCTCAAGAATTAAGGACACGAGACTCGAGATGCCCGCTGACTATCTTTGGCTGATTCCGCTGCTTCCCTTCGCGGGATTCCTCATTAACGGAACCCTGGGCCGCCGCCTTCCCCGCCCGCTCGTCTCTGCCGTCGCGCTTATCCCCACTTTTCTCTCCGCTAGCCTCTGGGTCTGGCTCTGGTTCACCATGAAGGCTGCCGGAGCGCCCGAGTCCATCCACTCCACCATCACGCTCTTCGGCAACTCCTGGATCTCCGTCTCTGGCTTTCATGCTGACTTCGCCTTCACCGTCGACCACCTGACGCTCATCATGCTCGGCGTTGTCACCTGCGTCGGTTTCCTTATTCATCTCTACTCGGTCGGCTACATGGCCCACGAGGAAGGCTACTGGCGCTTCTTCGCCTACCTGAACCTGTTCATGTTCTTCATGCTGGTTCTGGTACTCGCCGCCAACTTCCTGCTCCTCTTCGTTGGATGGGAGGGTGTCGGCCTCGCCTCGTATCTGCTCATCGGCTTCTACTTCAAGAAGGACTCTGCCGCCGACGCCGGCAAAAAGGCCTTCATCGTCAACCGCGTGGGCGACTTTGGCTTCCTGCTGGCGATGTTCCTTCTCATCGCCAACTTTGGTTCGCTCGACTTCGACACCATCTTCACCTCCATCTCGCAACACTCCGAGTGGCAGGGCGGCATCCTCACGGCTATCGCGCTCCTGCTTGTTGTAGGAGCCACCGGTAAGTCCGCGCAGATTCCTCTCTACGTCTGGCTCCCGGACGCCATGGAAGGACCCACCCCAGTCTCGGCCCTCATCCATGCCGCCACCATGGTCACCGCAGGCATCTACATGGTGGCCCGCGCACATGTCATCTTCGACCGCAGCCCGTATGCTTTGGGCGTCGTCGCCATCATCGGAGCCGCCACTGCCATCTTCGCCGCCTGCATCGGTATGGTCCAGCACGACATCAAGCGCGTGCTCGCCTACTCTACCGTTTCGCAGCTCGGCTACATGTTCCTCGCCTGCGGAGTCGGGGCCTACACCGCCGGGATCTTCCACCTCCTCACGCACGCCTTCTTTAAAGCGCTGCTCTTCCTCGCCGCCGGTTCTGTCATTCACGCCCTCTCCGGTGAACAGGACATGCGCAAGATGGGTGGCCTGCGCAAGCGCATTCCCGTCACCTTCTGGACCATGACGATGGGTGTCTTCGCCATCGCTGGAATCCCCCCGCTCGCCGGCTTCTTCTCCAAAGATGAAATCCTCTTCCGCGCCTTCACCAGCCCGAATCCAATCGGAAAGCTTCTCTGGCTCGTCGGCCTCGTCACAGCCGGAATGACTTCGTTCTACATGTTCCGGCTCTGGTTCAAGACCTTCTTCGGCAAGGAGCGCTTCGAAGAGCACCACCGTGACGCTCACCACGGAGACCATGGACACGCGCACGGCGTCCACGAGTCCCCGCTCGTCATGACGCTCCCGCTCATGGTTCTCGCCCTGCTCTCCATCATCGGAGGATGGGTGGGTGTTCCTGCTGCCCTTGGCGGCCACGACGAGATTGGCGAGTTCCTCGCACCTGTCTTCTCCGGCGTTCAGGTCACCGAAGTTGTCAGCCACTCCACCGAACTCGGCCTTGCTGCCGTCTCCGTGCTCGTCGCGCTTCTCGGCCTCTTCATTGCCTACGTGCTCTACTGCAAGAAGCCCGGAACCGCCGCAAGCTACGCGCAGAAATTCCCTGCCCTCTATCGCCTCGTCGAGAACAAGTTCTACGTTGACGAGATCTATCAGGCACTGATCGTCACACCGTTGCTGGTCTTCTCTCGTCTCATCCTGGGCACTCTTGTCGATGGTGGCCTGGTCAACGGCTCTGGCTATGCTGCCGGAGCGTCCGCCCTCGGACTTGGTGCGCTGGTTCGCCGCGTCCAATCCGGAAACATTCGTTCTTATGCTGGCTGGCTTGCTCTGGGAGCAGCCGCCGTCATCGCTGTCATGATCTTCGGCCACACACGCTGGTTGAACTAATTTTGCTTATCATTCCGCACCGCAGCGGAGGAATCTGTTTTTCGCATCAAGTACTAAAAGGAAACGATGAATCTCGATCACAACATCCTGACGATCATCACCTTCACCCCGCTGGTCGGGGCCATCGTCCTCGCACTGTTGCCCGACCGTGACAAGCTTCAGCAGTGGGGAGCACTTATCGTCACTCTGCTGACCTTCTTCTTTACGCTTCACCTTCCCTTCCACTACGACTACAGCGCTCCCGCGGACTCCTTCCAGTTCCAGCAGAACCTCTCCTGGATCACCTCTCCCTCCATCCACTATCACGTCGGCGCCGATGGCCTCTCGCTATGGCTTGTTGTCCTCACCGGCCTTCTCGCTCCGCTCGGCGTTCTCATCTCCTGGCGTGCTATCGACAACCGTCGCCGCCTCTTCTATACCCTCTTCCTGCTCCAGCAAGTCGCGATGCTCGGCATCTTCGTCTCGCTCGATCTCTTCCTCTACTACGCCTTCTGGGAGCTTTCTCTCGTCCCCATGGCGCTGCTGATCGCCACCTTTGGGCGTACCGAAAACCGCCGTCGCGCTGCCATCAAGTTCTTTCTCTACGCCTTTATCCCCTCGGCTATCCTGCTCGTCGGAATGCTCTGGCTCTACGCCCGCACCAGCACCTTCGACTTCCCTCAGCTCGCACAGCTGGCTGCAACCCACAGCATCTCCTCCAATCAAGCTGCTCTCTGGCTTGCCTCCCTGGCCTTCCTTGTAGCCTTTGCGGTCAAAGTTCCGGTCTTCCCGCTGCACGGCTGGCTGTCTGATGCCGTCTCCGAAGCCCCCACTGCCGCAGTCATGGTGATTGCCGGGAAGCTCGGTCTCTACTCGATCCTGCGCTTTTCCTTCGGCATCTTCCCTGCCCAGTCGCACCGCATCGCTCCCCTGATGCTCGCTCTGGGAGCCATCGGCATCGTTTACGGCGCGCTCATCGCTCTCGTCCAGAAAGACCTCAAGCGCCTCGCTGCCTTCGCCACCCTCGGCCACGTCAGCGTTGTCATTCTCGGCATCTTCGCCTTCACTGTCTCCGGTATCGACGGCGGGATCTATCAGATCCTCAACGAGGGCATCGGCGGCGCAGCTCTCTTCATGCTCCTCGGGTTGCTCTACGAGCGCTATCACACCTACGACATGCGCGAGTACGGCGGCCTGGCCTCTCGTCTGCCGTGGATCGTTACCATGTTCGTTCTCACGGCGCTCTCCACCGCAGGCCTCCCCATGCTCAACGGCTTCGTTGGTGAGTTCCTCGTCTTTTCCGGAGCGATGCAGTCTGCTATAGCGCATCATGTCGGCTGGACGGCCTTCGCCACCACCAGCGTCATCCTCACCGCCTCTTACATGCTCTGGATGATTCAACGGGTCTTCTACGGCGATCTCAGCCGCCGCGCCGAGCGCGTGATTCCCTACGACCTCACCTCTCGCGAACACCTGGCCCTCTGGCCGTTGGTCGCGCTCTTCCTCTTCATGGGAATCGCATCGCCTGTCTTCATGCGGGCAATCGACACCGCTGGCTCCCGTATCGCGGCCACGGTCAATCACAGTCAAGCCGTTACCGTAAACTTCGAAGCTTCTTCGAGCAGCGCGACTGCACCTGAGACAGCAACCATGACAACATCCTCTGCGGCGAAAGGAGCCCGATAGATGTCTCCTAACGTCCTTGCTCTTCTGCCCGAGATCATCCTCACCCTCGCCGGGGTCATCATCATGCTGGCGGAACCGCTCTTCCCCGTGGGAGCAACCCGCAAGCCCCTCGGCTGGCTCGCGGTCCTCGGAACTTTCGCCGCTGGTCTTGCCAGCTGGTATCAGCTCGGCTTCGGCACCATCCATGCCTTCTTCGGAACCATTCAGGTGGACGCATTCTCGGTCTTCTTCCATCTACTGATTGCGGCCATTGTTCTGGTCACGCTGCTCAGCTCGATCGACTACTTTGAAGGTCACGCCTCCCACGCAGGCGAATACTTTGCGCTCGTCCTCTTCGGCGCGGTCGGCATGATGCTCATGACCAGCTCCGTCGAGTTGCTCATGGTCTTTGTTGGACTTGAGATCTCCTCCATCTCCACCTACATCATGGCCGGCTTCCGCAAAGGCCAGGCCGCGACCGCCGAGTCCTCCATCAAATACTTCCTGCTTGGATCCTTCGCCACGGCCTTCTTCCTCTACGGAATCGCACTGGCCTTCGGCGCCACCGGCTCCACCCGCATCGACATCATCTCGCACGGCCTCTCGACTACCGCCTCCCCAACCCTGGCTCTGCTCTCCCTTGCCCTCATCATCATCGGCATCGGATTCAAAGTCTCGGCCGCGCCCTTCCATGTCTGGACCCCCGACGTCTACCAGGGCGCACCAGCTCCGGTCGTCGGCCTCATGTCTACGGCTCCAAAGGCTGCCGCCTTCGCTGTCCTGCTCCGTATCCTCT
This portion of the Edaphobacter sp. 4G125 genome encodes:
- the nuoL gene encoding NADH-quinone oxidoreductase subunit L encodes the protein MPADYLWLIPLLPFAGFLINGTLGRRLPRPLVSAVALIPTFLSASLWVWLWFTMKAAGAPESIHSTITLFGNSWISVSGFHADFAFTVDHLTLIMLGVVTCVGFLIHLYSVGYMAHEEGYWRFFAYLNLFMFFMLVLVLAANFLLLFVGWEGVGLASYLLIGFYFKKDSAADAGKKAFIVNRVGDFGFLLAMFLLIANFGSLDFDTIFTSISQHSEWQGGILTAIALLLVVGATGKSAQIPLYVWLPDAMEGPTPVSALIHAATMVTAGIYMVARAHVIFDRSPYALGVVAIIGAATAIFAACIGMVQHDIKRVLAYSTVSQLGYMFLACGVGAYTAGIFHLLTHAFFKALLFLAAGSVIHALSGEQDMRKMGGLRKRIPVTFWTMTMGVFAIAGIPPLAGFFSKDEILFRAFTSPNPIGKLLWLVGLVTAGMTSFYMFRLWFKTFFGKERFEEHHRDAHHGDHGHAHGVHESPLVMTLPLMVLALLSIIGGWVGVPAALGGHDEIGEFLAPVFSGVQVTEVVSHSTELGLAAVSVLVALLGLFIAYVLYCKKPGTAASYAQKFPALYRLVENKFYVDEIYQALIVTPLLVFSRLILGTLVDGGLVNGSGYAAGASALGLGALVRRVQSGNIRSYAGWLALGAAAVIAVMIFGHTRWLN
- a CDS encoding NADH-quinone oxidoreductase subunit J family protein, coding for MQLALFIIFGLLAVAGAVNFLLQRHPINSALSLVVVMMSLAVLYWSLGAEFLAAAQVIVYSGAVMVLFVFVVMLLNAGEEERTHGSRAAYLAGVPGAAAVFCLLSFVFLTNSKAFGSTDITSHLTHAVNNIAEISQVLFKDLLLPFEVTSILILVAILGAVVLARKEQ
- a CDS encoding molybdopterin-dependent oxidoreductase, which gives rise to MPDVTLTVDGKQLTAPAGTLLIDACKAAGIEVPAFCYYPGLSLQAACRMCVVRIEKMPKLQTACTTPVAEGMVVQTETPEIAQARKATLQLLLGNHPLDCPVCDAGGECELQDMTFKYGAGESLYAEAKNHREEQQWSPVVYFDRPRCILCYRCVRMCGEGMDVFALGIQNRGSSAVIAPNIPAQLSPDNLAHLDCEQCGMCIDACPVGALTSGTYRYKTRPWEMNHVATVCTHCGDGCKTTLGVRSTTDGAEIIRGDNRDKSGINGDFLCNKGRYAFDFANSADRITTPLIRQSNGELKPVSWEEAFTHTGKKLRELRDARGGKSIGVIGGNRLTNEEAYLLQKFARTVLGTNNIDHHRTADYVTFAQALAGQKGRTASWRDTQNFPAVLVVGGDPTNQAPGTAWNLRTDVRLNKARLYVANTAEIKLRRQAKAFLQLAPFGYGTLAAYLAGDAASASNTASDANALSDFRDAVKAEEKLLILIGSEFRGADLKRLIDFGLTIPGAKFALLSDYANSRGAADMGLLPDMLPGYTPIANPGPFAEYSIPTEPGLDMLQIFEAAGRGELSTLYVVNSNPVARYNVDPAALKDTFVVVQEMFMTETAQLADVILPAANLYEKSGSVTNSYGDLQLVQKAGDRAGVRTDFEMIVRVADKMGADVHALVPFGKSTPGTRADMGQSRGAQAGEADRHAVWLTANNLEPKLSPFDPFAILDEIQRLVPGYNLLRLQLLSGNDQHLEPAAAPSAASNRRDLVLPSGDTLFTSGTLGRFSPMLNDVRQFQASEPLIQIHTAAE
- the nuoH gene encoding NADH-quinone oxidoreductase subunit NuoH, with translation MSHLTDFQTFLLLSILKIVVVLVITLTAVAYTVLLERKVLGRMQNRWGPSRVGPFGLLQPLADGIKLFLKEDLMPMASERPLFLIAPIIALTCALISIAVVPFGAVTHVAGVDMFAISDINIGLLVILGITSIGVYGIALSGWSSNNKFALLGSLRATSQVISYELALGLSLVGVVLRAGSLRLRDIVDSQAGHGMLSWNLFGGFQFVAFFIYLMAAYAETNRAPFDLPEAESELVAGYHTEYSSMKFAMFFMAEYANMITVACVATLLFLGGPTSPFGNLLPTPSNVIIAAILPVFWFVVKVFAFLLLYIWVRATLPRFRYDQLMAFGWKFLLPVAILNILATSLVLALKG
- the nuoK gene encoding NADH-quinone oxidoreductase subunit NuoK, which gives rise to MTVPISYYLILAAILFCVGVASFLIKRNIITIFMSIELMLNAVNLTFVAFAHMWHQITGQIFVFFVMVVAAAEAAVGLAIIIAIFRTRQTLNVDQVNLLKN
- a CDS encoding complex I subunit 4 family protein; its protein translation is MNLDHNILTIITFTPLVGAIVLALLPDRDKLQQWGALIVTLLTFFFTLHLPFHYDYSAPADSFQFQQNLSWITSPSIHYHVGADGLSLWLVVLTGLLAPLGVLISWRAIDNRRRLFYTLFLLQQVAMLGIFVSLDLFLYYAFWELSLVPMALLIATFGRTENRRRAAIKFFLYAFIPSAILLVGMLWLYARTSTFDFPQLAQLAATHSISSNQAALWLASLAFLVAFAVKVPVFPLHGWLSDAVSEAPTAAVMVIAGKLGLYSILRFSFGIFPAQSHRIAPLMLALGAIGIVYGALIALVQKDLKRLAAFATLGHVSVVILGIFAFTVSGIDGGIYQILNEGIGGAALFMLLGLLYERYHTYDMREYGGLASRLPWIVTMFVLTALSTAGLPMLNGFVGEFLVFSGAMQSAIAHHVGWTAFATTSVILTASYMLWMIQRVFYGDLSRRAERVIPYDLTSREHLALWPLVALFLFMGIASPVFMRAIDTAGSRIAATVNHSQAVTVNFEASSSSATAPETATMTTSSAAKGAR
- a CDS encoding NADH-quinone oxidoreductase subunit N; this encodes MSPNVLALLPEIILTLAGVIIMLAEPLFPVGATRKPLGWLAVLGTFAAGLASWYQLGFGTIHAFFGTIQVDAFSVFFHLLIAAIVLVTLLSSIDYFEGHASHAGEYFALVLFGAVGMMLMTSSVELLMVFVGLEISSISTYIMAGFRKGQAATAESSIKYFLLGSFATAFFLYGIALAFGATGSTRIDIISHGLSTTASPTLALLSLALIIIGIGFKVSAAPFHVWTPDVYQGAPAPVVGLMSTAPKAAAFAVLLRILFSGFPTYEPRWAMLIWVIAVLSMFIGNLGALLQRDVKRMLAYSSIAHAGYLLVAYTAFPADGIASACFYTAAYAAMNVGAFTVITLIGGYDERARTIDDYTGLALKRPVLAAALGLFLISLIGIPFTGGFFGKFYVFTAALHAGNVWLAVFGLLNSGIACFYYLRLLAALYTRPHTENDRVDAHAPVTIPAAIALTFTAVATLLLGVAPNRILGLAQKSADVTIHSTPVEPAQNPMTSINR